A stretch of DNA from Candidatus Cloacimonadota bacterium:
ATCAAAGATGCAAACAGTTCGGACTCGACTTCAAAGCGAAGCGTGGAGTTGAGAACGAAAAATGCCGAAATGTATGTTACTCTCGAACCTTGTGCTCATTTTGGAAAGACTCCACCTTGTGCAGATGCGATTATCAAAGCAGGGATCAAAAAAGTTTATGCTGGAATTAAAGATCCGAATCCGCTTGTAAATGGAAAAGGATTTCAAAAGCTGAAAGAAGCTGGAATTGAAGTTAAAACTGGATTTTGGGAAGAAAAAATTTCCGAGCAGCTTGAATATTATATTACTTTTATCACCCAAAAAAGACCATTTGTATTTATGAAAAATGCCGTTTCTCTCGATGGGAAGATCGCCACCGAAAGCGGAGATGCGAAATGGATTTCCGGCCCGGAGTCAAGAGAATTTGTGCATCATCTGCGAAATGAAGTTGATGTGATCCTGACCGGAATTGGAACAGTTCTGGCTGATGATCCGCTTTTAAATGTGAGAATAAAACCTTCCGAATGGTTACGATCAGAGGAACTCTCTCACTCAACCTTCGGAATGGTTGAAAACTTAAAGAAAAGTGATGTTCCAACCATTGCGAAGGTTTTTAACCATTCGCAAGGTTTCAATCATCCAACCCGGGTTATTCTCGACAGCAACTTGAAAATTCCTCTAAATTCAAAGATAGTGCAAACCGCTAATGAGATCAAAACAATTATTTTTATTAGACAGGATTTACGGGATAAACAGGATAAGATTGCAGAATTAAAAACTTTTGGAGTTGAAATTGTTCTGGTTTCATCTGATAAAAACTTCACAAATTCGGGAAATTTGTTAAGTTTAGAAATGGTTCTAAATGAACTTTATAAACGAAATTATTACAGCGTAATGATCGAAGCTGGAAGTAAGATTTGCTCATCTTTTTTATCTGAAAAATTAGTAGATAAGTTTTTTTATTTTATATCTCCCAAAATCGTGGGAGGTAATTTCTCACTTTTCAGAGAACTGAAAATATCCAGAATGAAAGAAGCAATAAAACTGAAAATCGATAGAATCGAGAATATTGGGGATGATATTTTATTAATTGGATATCTATAAATTTCCTTTTCCAAACAAATCTTGACACCAAATCCCTGAAAAAATATTAATTACTCAGAACACAGACACAATCATTTGATTGTGATACAGAAGAATGGAGAAAAAATTAATGCAAAAAAGAGAAAAAATTTTAGTAACGAGTGCCTTAACTTATGCGAACGGTCCGCTACACATCGGTCATATTGCAGGTTCATATCTGAATGCAGACATTTTTACACGATTCAAAAAACTGCAGAATGCGGAAATCATCTATGTCGGAGGGACAGACGATCA
This window harbors:
- the ribD gene encoding bifunctional diaminohydroxyphosphoribosylaminopyrimidine deaminase/5-amino-6-(5-phosphoribosylamino)uracil reductase RibD; this translates as MFKEKYFKLAYDLAERGRGKCSPNPFVGAVIVKNDKIIGKGFTQPYGNDHAEIQAIKDANSSDSTSKRSVELRTKNAEMYVTLEPCAHFGKTPPCADAIIKAGIKKVYAGIKDPNPLVNGKGFQKLKEAGIEVKTGFWEEKISEQLEYYITFITQKRPFVFMKNAVSLDGKIATESGDAKWISGPESREFVHHLRNEVDVILTGIGTVLADDPLLNVRIKPSEWLRSEELSHSTFGMVENLKKSDVPTIAKVFNHSQGFNHPTRVILDSNLKIPLNSKIVQTANEIKTIIFIRQDLRDKQDKIAELKTFGVEIVLVSSDKNFTNSGNLLSLEMVLNELYKRNYYSVMIEAGSKICSSFLSEKLVDKFFYFISPKIVGGNFSLFRELKISRMKEAIKLKIDRIENIGDDILLIGYL